The following proteins are co-located in the Osmia lignaria lignaria isolate PbOS001 chromosome 12, iyOsmLign1, whole genome shotgun sequence genome:
- the Atac2 gene encoding ada2a-containing complex component 2 has product MSKMIDDEDCKSNMESIDDCSAECCKNCGYLCDPYKKPALRCNLCLKKIHIDCLKRGSVPVSFVGDVFFDLNCGQCSPFGEETVTRNRMPWLNVIVLTLYNLREKSSGISKRGYFHWKSDISTFVDRNWDYLFKKTVKRKKNWIGTISGTLSHYSGIFFKSGTIELGESGWWRLIDNDPPEVLIAKNGKMILDRKKQIYPKAANKSHDSPTPSESSISVGEDNCYGNGLIKTEEYPVYSQNYIQPDTTLLDFLLEEDELTNMEIEDDMISNEQSDTPSLSDLIRDCQYQTNNFHFSQLLDEFVPEWSSNTDTISENINTIKMEQTKEEEEEQYEEDSNDSLSYVQEHPPISLFRETKQRPRPWQRNHVIEEKIPCMTHQEEAYLLQQVNKSALISASPEIRRFYRKLAIRKLKREYGLPILDIDNFGHKTEILGKPLKDSSRVLDRFFGDDLGTFEQRLQGYNEPTSVHSPYTNRLLKPFIRRDTSCRPLWLKVMEELRAKVNKFNPKWKLPPLAPIDYSYVRPQHIPAINSLCSQFFWPGIDLTECLQYPDFSCVVLYKKLVIGFAILVPDVGYNEAYISFFLTRPEWRRSGIGTFMLYHLIQTCMGKDVTLHVSATNPALILYQKFGFKVEEFVQDFYDKYMPPNSRECRHALFLRLSR; this is encoded by the exons atGTCGAAAATGATTGATGATGAAGATTGTAAATCTAACATGGAATCTATTGATGATTGTAGTGCAGAATGTTGTAAAAATTGTGGGTATTTGTGTGATCCGTATAAAAAGCCAGCATTACGCTGTAATTTATGTTTGAAGAAGATTCATATAGACTGCTTGAAAAGAGGAAGTGTCCCAGTATCTTTTGTAGGCGATGTATTTTTTGATTTAAATTGTGGTCAATGTAGTCCTTTTGGTGAAGAGACAGTAACCCGTAATAGAATGCCTTGGCTTAATGTAATTGTATTGACATTATATAATTTACGGGAAAAATCAAGTGGTATCAGTAAGAGAGGCTACTTTCATTGGAAATCTGATATCAGTACTTTTGTTGACCGTAATTGGGATTACTTGTTTAAAAAGACTGT taaaagaaaaaagaattggaTTGGTACAATATCTGGAACTCTTTCTCACTACAgtggaattttttttaaatcaggaACTATAGAATTAGGAGAATCTGGTTGGTGGAGATTAATAGATAACGATCCACCTGAAGTCCTCATTGCCAAAA aTGGAAAAATGATATTAGATCGTAAAAAACAAATTTATCCTAAAGCAGCAAATAAATCACATGATAGTCCAACTCCATCAGAATCCAGTATTTCAGTTGGAGAAGATAATTGCTATGGTAATGGTTTAATAAAAACTgaagaataccctgtatattcaCAAAACTACATTCAACCAGATACAACATTGTTAGACTTTTTACTTGAGGAAGATGAACTAACCA atatgGAAATCGAAGATGACATGATTTCCAATGAACAAAGCGATACTCCATCCTTATCAGATTTAATAAGAGATTGTCAATATCAAACTAATAACTTTCATTTCTCCCAATTACTGGATGAATTTGTGCCAGAATGGTCATCAAATACAGATACtatttctgaaaatattaacACTATTAAAATGGAacaaacaaaagaagaagaagaagagcaatATGAAGAAGATAGTAATGATAGTTTAAGTTATGTTCAGGAACATCCACCTATTTCTCTATTTCGAGAAACAAAACAACGACCACGGCCCTGGCAAAGAAATCATGTAATTG aagAAAAGATACCATGCATGACGCACCAAGAAGAAGCATACTTATTACAGCAAGTTAATAAGTCTGCTCTTATCTCAGCATCTCCGGAAATCAgacgattttatcgaaaattaGCTATCCGAAAATTAAAACGAGAATACGGTTTACCAATACTGGATATTGATAATTTTGGCCATAAAACAGAAATACTTGGTAAACCTTTAAAAGATTCTAGTAGAGTTTTGGATAGATTCTTTGGTGACGATTTGGGTACATTTGAACAAAGACTACAGGGATATAATGAGCCCACTTCTGTACATAGTCCATATACAAATAGacttttgaaaccatttataAGGAGAGATACTTCATGCCGTCCTTTATGGTTAAAAGTGATGGAAGAGTTGCGCGCTAAAGTCAATAAATTCAACCCTAAGTGGAAATTACCGCCATTAGCGCCGATTGATTACTCTTACGTGAGGCCGCAACACATTCCCGCAATTAATAGTCTGTGTAGTCAATTTTTTTGGCCTGGTATTGATT TGACTGAATGTTTGCAGTATCCTGACTTCAGCTGTGTGGTTTTGTACAAAAAATTAGTGATAGGATTTGCAATTCTAGTTCCTGATGTTGGTTACAACGAAGCTTACATTTCGTTTTTCCTAACGCGCCCCGAATGGCGGAGATCCGGGATAGGAACATTTATGCTTTACCATCTCATTCAAACATGTATGGGCAAAGATGTCACGCTACATGTTTCCGCTACGAATCCCGCCTTAATATTGTATCAAAAGTTCGGATTTAAAGTGGAAGAATTTGTTCAAGATTTCTATGATAAATATATGCCACCGAACTCACGAGAATGCAGACACGCGCTCTTTTTGCGATTGAGTAGATAA